In Burkholderia contaminans, the following proteins share a genomic window:
- a CDS encoding response regulator transcription factor: MRVLTVEDDAVTANEIVGELTARGFEVDWIDNGREGMLRAMSASYDAITLDRMLPGADGLAILTAMRTVGIDTPVLMLSALGDVDERIRGLRAGGDDYLTKPFDSGELSARIEVLLRRRQASGVPQQTLLKVGALELDLISRCARRGADEIPLLPTEFRVLEFMMRNAGQTITRTMLFETVWGYHFDPGTNLIDVHMGRLRKKIDPPGVTPMIQTVRGSGYMLA, translated from the coding sequence ATGCGAGTACTGACGGTCGAGGATGATGCGGTGACCGCGAACGAAATCGTCGGCGAGCTGACCGCGCGCGGGTTCGAGGTCGACTGGATCGACAACGGCCGCGAAGGCATGCTGCGCGCGATGAGCGCATCGTACGACGCGATCACGCTCGACCGGATGCTGCCGGGCGCGGACGGCCTCGCGATCCTGACGGCGATGCGCACGGTCGGCATCGATACACCGGTGCTGATGCTCAGCGCGCTCGGTGATGTCGACGAGCGCATCCGAGGCTTGCGCGCGGGCGGCGACGATTACCTGACGAAGCCGTTCGATTCCGGCGAGCTGAGTGCCCGCATCGAGGTGCTGCTGCGTCGCCGGCAGGCGTCGGGCGTCCCGCAGCAGACGTTGTTGAAGGTCGGTGCGCTCGAGCTCGACCTCATTTCGCGCTGCGCGCGTCGCGGGGCTGACGAGATTCCGCTGCTGCCGACCGAGTTCCGCGTGCTCGAATTCATGATGCGCAATGCGGGGCAGACGATCACGCGCACGATGCTGTTCGAGACCGTATGGGGGTATCACTTCGATCCTGGCACCAACCTGATCGACGTCCACATGGGCCGGTTGCGCAAGAAGATCGATCCGCCCGGCGTGACCCCGATGATCCAGACGGTGCGCGGCTCGGGCTACATGCTCGCATGA
- the cyoB gene encoding cytochrome o ubiquinol oxidase subunit I: MFGKLTLSAIPFDQPIIMGAGAFMGLVVLGILAALTITGRWKWLWTQWLTTVDHKKLGVMYIIVALIMLLRGFADAIMMRMQLALSYNGPGYLPPHHYDQVFTAHGVIMIFFMAMVFMVGLMNLIVPLQIGARDVAFPFINSLSFWMTAVSAILINISLVIGEFAQTGWLAYPPLSELQFSPGVGVDYYLWALQISGVGTLLTGVNFFVTIIKMRAPGMTLMKMPVFTWTALCTNVLIMASFPILTATLALLGLDRYLGMHFFTNEAGGNAMLYLNLIWAWGHPEVYILILPAFGIFSEVISTFARKPLFGYKTMVYATCAIMVLSFLVWLHHFFTMGSGANVNAFFGIMTMIIAIPTGVKVFNWLFTMYRGRIEFTTPVLWTIGFMVTFTLGGMTGVMMAIPGADFVLHNSLFLIAHFHNVIIGGVLFGYLAGFNYWFPKAFGFKLNEKLGKAAFWFWQIGFYVAFVPLYVLGFMGMTRRINHYDNPAWHPWLLVAAFGAVLIAIGIACQLLQLVVSIRNRNLPEYRDTTGDPWGGRTLEWATSSPPADYNFAVIPQVRTLDAYADMKAHGEGRPNPAAISDIHMPSNTCAGLVVAIFSLVLGFALVWHIWWMAIGGLVGIVATLVIYSSRDNDGYYIPASTVRKIEDKQPTKRVAARVDDVELEAN; this comes from the coding sequence ATGTTCGGCAAACTCACACTCTCGGCGATCCCGTTCGATCAGCCCATCATCATGGGGGCCGGTGCCTTCATGGGGCTGGTCGTGCTGGGCATCCTCGCCGCGCTGACGATCACCGGCCGGTGGAAATGGCTGTGGACGCAATGGCTGACCACGGTCGACCACAAGAAACTCGGCGTGATGTACATCATCGTCGCGCTGATCATGCTGCTGCGCGGCTTCGCGGACGCGATCATGATGCGCATGCAGCTCGCGCTCTCGTACAACGGGCCCGGCTACCTGCCGCCGCATCACTATGACCAGGTCTTCACGGCACACGGCGTGATCATGATCTTCTTCATGGCGATGGTGTTCATGGTCGGCCTGATGAACCTGATCGTGCCGCTGCAGATCGGCGCGCGCGACGTCGCATTCCCGTTCATCAACTCGCTGTCGTTCTGGATGACGGCCGTCAGCGCGATCCTGATCAACATCTCGCTCGTGATCGGCGAATTCGCCCAGACGGGCTGGCTCGCGTATCCGCCGCTGTCGGAGCTGCAGTTCAGTCCGGGGGTAGGGGTCGACTACTACCTGTGGGCGCTGCAGATCTCCGGCGTCGGCACGCTGCTGACCGGCGTGAACTTCTTCGTGACGATCATCAAGATGCGCGCGCCGGGCATGACGTTGATGAAGATGCCGGTGTTCACGTGGACCGCGCTCTGCACGAACGTGCTGATCATGGCGTCGTTCCCGATCCTGACCGCGACGCTCGCGCTGCTCGGCCTCGACCGTTACCTCGGCATGCACTTCTTCACGAACGAAGCCGGCGGCAACGCGATGCTGTACCTGAACCTGATCTGGGCATGGGGTCACCCCGAGGTGTACATCCTGATCCTGCCGGCGTTCGGCATTTTCTCGGAAGTCATCTCGACGTTCGCGAGGAAGCCGCTGTTCGGCTACAAGACGATGGTGTACGCGACCTGCGCGATCATGGTGCTGTCGTTCCTCGTGTGGCTGCACCACTTCTTCACGATGGGCTCGGGTGCGAACGTGAACGCGTTCTTCGGCATCATGACGATGATCATCGCGATCCCGACCGGCGTGAAGGTGTTCAACTGGCTGTTCACGATGTACCGCGGCCGGATCGAATTCACGACGCCCGTGCTGTGGACGATCGGCTTCATGGTCACGTTCACGCTCGGCGGCATGACCGGCGTGATGATGGCGATCCCCGGCGCGGACTTCGTGCTGCACAACAGCCTGTTCCTGATCGCGCACTTCCACAACGTGATCATCGGCGGCGTGCTGTTCGGCTACCTCGCGGGCTTCAACTACTGGTTCCCGAAGGCGTTCGGCTTCAAGCTGAACGAGAAGCTTGGCAAGGCGGCGTTCTGGTTCTGGCAGATCGGTTTCTACGTTGCGTTCGTGCCGCTTTACGTGCTCGGCTTCATGGGCATGACGCGCCGGATCAACCATTACGACAACCCGGCCTGGCATCCGTGGCTGCTGGTCGCCGCGTTCGGCGCCGTGCTGATCGCGATCGGCATTGCATGCCAGCTGCTGCAACTGGTGGTCAGCATCCGCAACCGCAACCTGCCCGAGTACCGCGACACGACGGGCGATCCGTGGGGCGGCCGCACGCTGGAGTGGGCGACCTCGTCGCCGCCGGCCGACTACAACTTCGCCGTGATCCCGCAAGTGCGCACGCTTGACGCATATGCGGACATGAAGGCGCACGGCGAAGGCCGGCCGAACCCGGCAGCGATTAGCGACATCCACATGCCGTCGAATACCTGCGCGGGCCTCGTCGTCGCGATCTTCAGCCTGGTGCTCGGCTTCGCGCTGGTGTGGCACATCTGGTGGATGGCGATCGGCGGGCTCGTCGGGATCGTCGCGACGCTCGTGATCTACAGCTCGCGCGACAACGACGGCTATTACATCCCCGCGTCGACGGTGCGGAAGATCGAAGACAAGCAGCCGACGAAGCGCGTGGCTGCGCGCGTCGACGACGTGGAACTGGAGGCCAACTGA
- a CDS encoding efflux transporter outer membrane subunit, with translation MADRLLAVWLGSIALLAGCSLAPSYRAPAVPVPAAFRETGAWVDAVPADRLPRDGWWRVYGDATLDRLEPLVVRANPDLAAAVARHDEAAALFDDAHAALLPTVGIDAETDRDRQSARRPLRGSGQPDTYESNTLEAGFGYDVDLWGKVRNAVAAGRDDAQAADDDLASVRLSLQAGVASTYFDLAGLDREADTLARTIDTYRRAWQLTVSRHHGGLASGLDVSRAQTQLALAQARASDIAARRALDEHAIAALVGESASTFSLPPVAALPGVPSIPTGLASTLLERRPDVAAAERRVAAANARIGVARAAYFPDLSLGLDAGFQSDTFSPWLAAPNEIWSIGPRLAMTLFDGGRRAAGVRHARAQFDEQGARYRAVVLQAFREVEDDLAQLHRLGDESDQADAALVAARHSLALAMSRYRDGAVSYLDVVTAQTTELDTQIAALDVDARRLQASVGLVRALGGGWHDARS, from the coding sequence ATGGCTGACCGTCTGCTCGCTGTATGGCTGGGCAGCATCGCGCTGCTCGCCGGCTGCTCGTTGGCGCCGAGCTATCGCGCGCCAGCCGTTCCGGTACCGGCCGCGTTTCGCGAAACGGGTGCGTGGGTCGATGCCGTACCGGCCGATCGCCTGCCGCGCGACGGCTGGTGGCGCGTGTACGGCGACGCGACGCTCGACCGGCTCGAACCGCTCGTCGTGCGCGCGAATCCCGACCTGGCCGCCGCCGTCGCAAGGCACGATGAAGCCGCCGCGCTGTTCGACGACGCGCATGCGGCATTGCTGCCGACCGTGGGTATCGATGCCGAAACCGACCGCGACCGTCAGTCCGCGCGCCGGCCGCTGCGCGGCAGCGGCCAGCCGGATACCTATGAGTCGAACACGCTCGAAGCGGGGTTCGGCTACGACGTCGATCTGTGGGGCAAGGTCCGCAACGCGGTCGCGGCCGGCCGCGACGACGCGCAGGCGGCCGACGACGATCTCGCGTCGGTCCGGCTCAGCCTGCAGGCCGGCGTCGCCAGCACCTACTTCGACCTCGCGGGGCTCGACCGTGAAGCGGACACGCTCGCGCGAACGATCGACACGTACCGCCGTGCGTGGCAACTGACGGTCAGCCGCCATCACGGCGGCCTCGCATCGGGGCTCGACGTATCGCGTGCGCAAACGCAACTCGCGCTCGCCCAGGCGCGTGCGTCCGACATCGCCGCGCGTCGCGCGCTCGACGAGCATGCGATCGCGGCACTCGTCGGGGAGTCCGCGTCGACGTTCTCGCTGCCGCCCGTTGCGGCGCTGCCGGGCGTGCCGTCGATTCCGACGGGACTCGCATCGACCCTGCTCGAACGCAGGCCGGACGTCGCCGCCGCCGAACGCCGCGTCGCGGCAGCGAACGCGCGGATCGGCGTCGCACGCGCCGCCTATTTTCCCGACCTGTCGCTCGGCCTCGACGCCGGGTTCCAGAGCGATACGTTTTCCCCATGGCTCGCCGCGCCCAACGAGATCTGGTCGATCGGGCCGCGTCTCGCGATGACGCTGTTCGACGGGGGCCGGCGTGCCGCCGGCGTACGCCATGCGCGCGCGCAGTTCGACGAACAGGGCGCGCGCTATCGCGCAGTCGTGCTGCAGGCGTTCCGGGAAGTCGAGGACGATCTTGCGCAGTTGCACCGCCTCGGCGACGAATCGGACCAGGCCGACGCGGCGCTCGTCGCGGCGCGGCATTCGCTTGCGCTCGCGATGTCACGCTATCGCGACGGCGCGGTCAGCTATCTCGACGTGGTCACCGCACAGACGACCGAACTCGATACGCAGATCGCGGCGCTCGACGTCGACGCCCGACGCCTGCAGGCATCCGTCGGGCTCGTTCGCGCGCTCGGCGGCGGCTGGCACGACGCGCGTTCATGA
- a CDS encoding sensor histidine kinase: MDAARAANFSRRWHTTTFRWLCAYAAIFSVSLLVLAGVISVAATHTMARDTDEVLAWQLIYFDSIPDAELQLAIHRRLEHEHMHTSFYGLFDANGRRVAGDIATPPALRTDRHGRTLNRTLAPLDGQPAPITRAMAVRRDNGMTLVVARDLSHFIQIRDVAIRGLVIGGVMILIAGIAGGSMLGMRQMRRVAAIRRVTRQIAEGDLGKRLPVGRYDELDLLAHLVNHMLDEVERLMGEVRHTCDGIAHDLRTPLARVHTMLARLAEQPFCADDPASSALLASARDETDRLLERFRAMLRISEIGTLSRRGGFAAVDVTALLCDVCELYEPLAEAVDVSFELAATSVDRIHGDRALLFEAFSNLADNAIKFTPPGGRVRVALHSTPNGPLVRIEDTGPGIPPDERDAVLERFYRGERTRHVSGSGLGLSVVSAVMRVHGFALQIGDAPLAGTAITVECWPRSLA; encoded by the coding sequence ATGGATGCGGCTCGCGCGGCGAACTTCTCGCGCCGCTGGCACACGACGACGTTTCGGTGGCTGTGCGCGTATGCGGCGATTTTCTCGGTTTCGCTGCTCGTGCTCGCGGGCGTGATCAGCGTGGCCGCGACGCACACGATGGCGCGCGACACCGACGAGGTGCTCGCATGGCAGCTGATCTATTTCGATTCGATTCCCGATGCCGAGCTGCAGCTCGCGATTCACCGGCGGCTCGAGCACGAGCACATGCATACCAGTTTCTACGGGCTGTTCGACGCGAACGGGCGCCGCGTCGCCGGGGACATCGCGACGCCGCCCGCGCTGCGCACGGATCGCCACGGACGCACGCTGAACCGCACGCTTGCGCCGCTCGACGGCCAGCCCGCACCGATCACGCGCGCGATGGCGGTACGCCGCGACAACGGGATGACGCTGGTCGTCGCGCGCGACCTGTCGCATTTCATCCAGATCCGCGATGTCGCGATCCGCGGGCTCGTGATCGGCGGCGTGATGATCCTGATCGCGGGCATCGCGGGCGGCAGCATGCTCGGCATGCGGCAGATGCGCCGCGTCGCCGCGATCCGGCGCGTCACGCGGCAGATCGCCGAGGGCGATCTCGGCAAGCGGCTGCCGGTCGGACGCTACGACGAACTCGACCTGCTCGCGCATCTCGTGAACCACATGCTCGACGAAGTCGAGCGATTGATGGGCGAGGTGCGTCATACCTGCGACGGCATCGCGCACGATCTGCGCACGCCGCTCGCGCGGGTGCACACGATGCTGGCCCGGCTCGCGGAGCAGCCGTTTTGCGCGGATGATCCCGCGTCGTCGGCATTGCTGGCGTCGGCGCGCGACGAGACCGACCGCTTGCTCGAGCGCTTTCGCGCGATGCTGCGCATCTCCGAGATCGGCACGCTGAGCCGCCGTGGCGGCTTCGCCGCGGTCGACGTCACGGCCTTGCTGTGCGACGTTTGCGAGCTCTACGAGCCGCTGGCCGAAGCCGTCGACGTGTCGTTCGAACTCGCGGCAACTTCGGTCGACCGCATTCATGGCGACCGTGCGCTGCTGTTCGAGGCGTTCAGCAATCTCGCGGACAACGCGATCAAGTTCACGCCGCCGGGCGGCCGAGTGCGCGTCGCGCTCCATTCAACGCCGAACGGCCCGCTCGTGCGGATCGAGGACACCGGGCCCGGCATCCCGCCCGATGAGCGCGACGCGGTGCTCGAGCGTTTCTATCGGGGCGAGCGCACGCGTCATGTGAGCGGTTCTGGGCTTGGGCTGAGCGTCGTCTCGGCGGTGATGCGCGTGCACGGCTTTGCGCTGCAGATCGGCGATGCACCGCTGGCCGGTACGGCGATCACGGTCGAGTGCTGGCCGCGTTCGCTCGCATGA
- a CDS encoding DUF4148 domain-containing protein, which translates to MKTLMFATLLSALCVALPGRASATPPGTATATQTYAANASAPLTSQPSWNARPATPLTRAQVYRELVRAERDGQLAQLNRELYSH; encoded by the coding sequence ATGAAGACCTTGATGTTCGCCACCCTGCTCTCCGCCCTGTGTGTCGCGCTGCCCGGCCGGGCCAGCGCAACGCCGCCCGGCACCGCGACTGCGACGCAGACGTACGCCGCGAACGCTTCCGCACCGTTGACGTCGCAACCGTCATGGAACGCGCGGCCGGCCACGCCGCTGACACGCGCGCAGGTTTATCGCGAACTCGTCCGCGCCGAACGCGATGGCCAGCTCGCACAGCTCAACCGCGAACTCTATTCGCACTGA
- a CDS encoding efflux RND transporter periplasmic adaptor subunit, translating to MSTEFDVSPPGTPRYLKPLAIAGAVAALAVAAAGLVARLHDAHAVAAWTAQQAIPTVATVAPQPAAADALVLPGRLDAYVDAPIYARVPGYLHAWYADIGAHVKAGQLLASIDTPDLDQQLQQARADLQSATANERLAAVTAARWAEMLAQDSVSQQEADEKRSDLDAKRAAVAASTANVRRLEALESFKRLTAPFDGIVTARKTDVGALIDAGSGNGAELFTVSDARRLRLYVHVPQDDAAAIRAGMRVALTVPERPGMTFDATLADSAQSIDPASGTLLAQFSIANPAGTLFPGEYAQVRIAMPGAAHALSIPASTLIFRHDGLQVAVLDATGHAQLRNVSIATDLGTRVEIASGLAAGDRVIDNPPDSLANGDPVRIARAAATERAHG from the coding sequence ATGTCCACTGAATTCGACGTCAGCCCCCCTGGCACGCCGCGCTATCTGAAACCGCTGGCGATCGCGGGCGCCGTGGCCGCACTCGCCGTCGCGGCAGCCGGCCTCGTCGCCCGCCTGCACGATGCGCACGCGGTCGCCGCCTGGACCGCGCAACAGGCGATCCCGACCGTCGCGACGGTTGCGCCGCAGCCGGCCGCGGCCGATGCGCTGGTGCTGCCCGGCCGGCTCGACGCGTACGTCGACGCACCGATCTACGCGCGCGTGCCCGGCTACCTGCACGCGTGGTACGCCGACATCGGCGCGCATGTGAAAGCCGGCCAGTTGCTCGCATCGATCGACACGCCCGATCTCGACCAGCAGTTGCAGCAGGCACGCGCCGACCTGCAGAGCGCGACCGCGAACGAACGGCTTGCGGCCGTCACGGCCGCCCGCTGGGCCGAGATGCTCGCGCAGGATTCCGTCTCGCAGCAGGAGGCCGACGAGAAACGCAGCGACCTCGACGCGAAACGCGCGGCCGTCGCGGCGAGCACCGCCAACGTCCGGCGGCTCGAAGCGCTCGAATCGTTCAAGCGGCTCACCGCACCGTTCGACGGCATCGTGACGGCCCGCAAGACCGATGTCGGTGCACTGATCGACGCCGGCAGCGGCAACGGCGCCGAGCTCTTCACCGTCTCGGATGCGCGTCGGCTGCGGCTGTACGTCCACGTTCCGCAAGACGACGCGGCCGCGATCCGCGCGGGCATGCGCGTCGCGCTGACCGTGCCCGAGCGCCCGGGCATGACGTTCGACGCGACGCTCGCGGATTCCGCCCAATCGATCGACCCGGCTTCCGGCACGCTGCTCGCGCAGTTCTCGATCGCCAACCCGGCAGGCACGCTGTTCCCCGGTGAATACGCGCAGGTGCGGATCGCAATGCCCGGCGCCGCGCATGCGCTGTCGATTCCGGCAAGCACGCTGATCTTCCGCCACGACGGGTTGCAGGTCGCCGTACTCGATGCAACCGGGCATGCGCAACTGCGCAACGTCTCGATCGCGACCGATCTCGGCACGCGCGTCGAGATCGCATCGGGGCTCGCGGCTGGCGACCGCGTGATCGACAATCCACCCGATTCGCTCGCGAATGGCGACCCCGTGCGTATCGCCCGCGCCGCGGCGACGGAGCGTGCGCATGGCTGA
- a CDS encoding response regulator transcription factor: protein MRILLISPPNPEAARLDKAFRESTHGVERVDGWRDGCFVATQDRFDAIVIVAPDPAAGPAMLEALPRLAASAGDATIAAIVAGTTPAQRARMLLAGCDVCLAHPCSFVELHERLRALWRRKGVIAMRESVRLDVATRALEEQGRRLALSMREFRLVECLLREAGRPVGRDAVLRYAWGDADVEPETVNALVVRLRRKLAAHAFSARIETVARFGFRFDAGG from the coding sequence ATGCGCATCCTGCTGATTTCCCCGCCGAACCCGGAGGCGGCGCGGCTCGACAAGGCATTTCGCGAGAGCACGCATGGCGTCGAGCGCGTCGACGGATGGCGCGACGGCTGCTTCGTGGCGACCCAGGACCGGTTCGATGCCATCGTGATCGTTGCGCCCGACCCGGCTGCCGGCCCGGCGATGCTCGAGGCATTGCCGCGACTCGCCGCATCGGCGGGCGATGCGACGATTGCCGCGATCGTCGCCGGCACGACTCCTGCGCAGCGCGCGCGGATGTTGCTGGCCGGCTGCGACGTGTGTCTTGCCCATCCCTGTTCGTTCGTGGAGCTGCACGAGCGGTTGCGCGCGCTGTGGCGCCGCAAGGGCGTCATCGCGATGCGCGAGTCGGTCAGGCTCGACGTGGCCACGCGCGCACTCGAGGAGCAGGGCCGGAGGCTGGCGCTCAGCATGCGCGAATTTCGTCTCGTCGAATGCCTGCTGCGCGAAGCGGGGCGACCGGTCGGGCGCGATGCCGTGCTGCGTTATGCATGGGGCGATGCCGACGTCGAACCCGAGACGGTCAATGCGCTGGTCGTGCGGTTGCGGCGCAAGCTGGCCGCACACGCGTTTTCCGCGCGCATCGAAACGGTCGCGCGATTCGGATTCAGGTTCGACGCGGGCGGGTGA
- the cyoD gene encoding cytochrome o ubiquinol oxidase subunit IV translates to MAHSHSSQLEEGHGSVGGYVAGFILSVLLTAASFGLVMGGVLSPHASLIALAVLAFVQIVVHLVYFLHMNGSSGQRWNVMAFSYTVLTAAILIVGTLWVMHNVSMNMMSR, encoded by the coding sequence ATGGCCCATTCGCATTCGTCTCAACTCGAAGAAGGGCACGGCAGTGTCGGCGGCTACGTCGCCGGTTTCATCCTGTCGGTGCTGCTCACGGCCGCGTCGTTCGGCCTCGTGATGGGCGGCGTGCTGTCGCCGCACGCGTCGCTGATCGCGCTTGCCGTGCTCGCGTTCGTGCAGATCGTCGTGCACCTCGTGTACTTCCTGCACATGAACGGCTCGTCGGGCCAGCGCTGGAACGTGATGGCGTTCAGCTATACGGTGTTGACCGCGGCGATCCTGATCGTCGGCACGCTGTGGGTGATGCACAATGTCAGCATGAACATGATGTCGCGCTGA
- the cyoC gene encoding cytochrome o ubiquinol oxidase subunit III, whose translation MLQKTLSATLLEHDDHPPSHSVFGFWLYLMTDCVIFAALFATFAVLGQQYAGGPTAKDLFDIPGVAVETAALLLSSITYGFAMLAAYKQRRGALLAWLAVTFVLGAAFLVMELREFSHLIAEGAGPQRSAFLSAFFTLVGTHGLHVTAGLLWMIVLAGQIVFRGGDLTDRDLRRLTCLSLFWHFLDIVWICVFSFVYLASVI comes from the coding sequence ATGTTGCAGAAAACCTTGAGCGCAACCCTGCTCGAGCACGACGACCATCCGCCGTCGCATTCGGTGTTCGGGTTCTGGCTGTACCTGATGACCGACTGCGTGATCTTCGCAGCGCTGTTCGCGACGTTCGCGGTGCTCGGCCAGCAGTATGCGGGCGGGCCGACCGCGAAAGACCTGTTCGATATCCCGGGCGTCGCGGTGGAAACCGCCGCGCTGCTGCTGTCGAGCATCACGTACGGTTTCGCGATGCTCGCTGCATACAAGCAGCGGCGTGGCGCGCTGCTCGCGTGGCTCGCGGTGACGTTCGTGCTCGGCGCGGCGTTTCTCGTGATGGAACTGCGCGAGTTCTCGCACCTGATCGCGGAGGGCGCCGGCCCGCAGCGCAGCGCGTTCCTGTCGGCGTTCTTCACGCTGGTCGGCACGCACGGGCTGCACGTGACGGCCGGCCTGCTGTGGATGATCGTGCTCGCCGGGCAGATCGTGTTCCGCGGCGGCGACCTGACCGATCGCGACCTGCGACGCCTGACGTGCCTGAGCCTCTTCTGGCACTTCCTCGACATCGTGTGGATCTGCGTGTTTTCCTTTGTCTATCTCGCGAGCGTGATCTAA
- the cyoA gene encoding ubiquinol oxidase subunit II: MKRKASKGGVALMSIGAALSLSGCNLDVLNPKGSVGAAEKALIATSTWAMLIVVVPVILLTLWFAWRYRASNRNATYAPNWSHSTAIEVVIWTVPTLIILFLGVLTWKTTHELDPYKPLESSVKPIDVEVVALDWKWLFIYPELGIASVNQLAIPVGTPVNFRITSDSVMNSFFIPQLGGQVYAMAGMQTRLHLIADEPGNYAGTSANFSGRGFSDMKFRTLAEPREQFDAWVQKVKASPDRLDATVYGTVAQPSEKAPVRYFSSVDPRLFHNIIAKYNDGHVLDLKDAACGTKG, from the coding sequence ATGAAAAGAAAAGCTTCAAAAGGCGGAGTGGCGCTGATGTCGATCGGCGCGGCTTTGAGCCTGTCAGGCTGTAATTTAGATGTACTAAATCCGAAAGGAAGCGTGGGCGCTGCCGAAAAGGCGCTGATCGCGACGTCCACCTGGGCGATGCTGATCGTCGTCGTGCCGGTGATCCTGCTCACGCTGTGGTTCGCGTGGCGTTACCGCGCGTCGAACCGCAACGCCACCTACGCGCCGAACTGGTCGCACTCGACCGCGATCGAGGTCGTGATCTGGACGGTGCCGACGCTGATCATCCTGTTCCTCGGCGTGCTCACGTGGAAGACCACGCACGAGCTCGACCCTTACAAGCCGCTCGAGTCGTCGGTGAAGCCGATCGACGTCGAGGTCGTCGCGCTTGACTGGAAGTGGCTGTTCATCTATCCGGAACTCGGCATCGCGTCGGTGAACCAGCTCGCGATTCCCGTCGGCACGCCGGTGAACTTCCGCATCACATCGGATTCGGTGATGAACTCGTTCTTCATCCCGCAGCTCGGTGGCCAGGTGTACGCGATGGCCGGCATGCAGACGCGCCTGCACCTGATCGCCGACGAGCCCGGCAACTATGCGGGCACGTCCGCCAACTTCAGCGGCCGCGGCTTCTCCGACATGAAGTTCCGCACGCTCGCCGAGCCGCGCGAACAGTTCGATGCATGGGTGCAGAAGGTGAAGGCGTCGCCGGACCGGCTCGACGCGACCGTGTACGGCACCGTCGCGCAGCCGAGCGAGAAGGCGCCCGTGCGTTACTTCTCGTCGGTCGATCCGCGGCTCTTCCACAACATCATCGCGAAATACAACGATGGCCACGTCCTCGACCTGAAGGACGCCGCCTGCGGCACGAAGGGGTAA
- a CDS encoding DUF4148 domain-containing protein, translating into MKLSTTVACMLLACASTAAFAAPHLTPQECNAYPFVHTGHDVTHADLVRELTELEQVGYEPAHASPYYPDDLDGAKDRLAAEYRADCTHALTADAGARH; encoded by the coding sequence ATGAAACTGTCGACTACCGTCGCCTGCATGCTGCTCGCATGCGCCAGCACCGCCGCGTTCGCGGCGCCGCACCTGACACCGCAGGAATGCAACGCGTATCCGTTCGTCCACACCGGTCACGACGTCACGCATGCGGACCTCGTGCGCGAGCTGACCGAACTCGAACAGGTCGGCTACGAGCCGGCGCATGCGAGCCCGTATTACCCCGACGATCTCGACGGCGCGAAGGATCGGCTCGCCGCCGAGTACCGTGCCGACTGCACGCATGCGCTGACGGCCGATGCGGGTGCACGGCACTGA